A portion of the Glycine max cultivar Williams 82 chromosome 10, Glycine_max_v4.0, whole genome shotgun sequence genome contains these proteins:
- the LOC100784700 gene encoding rRNA-processing protein EFG1 isoform X2 translates to MAHGAYSKRRVNATRRSNSKPLGIAKKSKPSVSLKNQIRSLERMLRKNLPPEVREAQEQKLEALKKQQEIHTRLAAERKIFLRDRKIKFFERRKIERRIRRLEKLHRASSSSSSSAQPYSDQLSSLKKDLQYVMYFPKNEKYLPLFTAGDDSEIVDRRNGLRKQIEDRLIAAAASGKDLEETGSEDDGLLDLSDDDFFLAGSSSDEADADDEWTDKSAREQASSASGKGVSGMSSDEKNQISARALMPPPRPSNMKLSRFGSSSGQNSSRQRSEISTSSNTSNSKSSSDFKVRGPSRSGTGHGSSLSSNSDAHKPRRKRRPKKKKKQV, encoded by the exons ATGGCTCACGGTGCTTACAGCAAGCGGCGCGTGAACGCAACGCGTAGATCCAACTCCAAGCCTCTCGGCATCGCCAAGAAGTCCAAACCCTCCGTTTCCCTCAAAAACCAGATTCGATCCCTTGAGCGCATGCTCCGCAAG AACCTGCCTCCCGAGGTGCGCGAGGCGCAGGAGCAAAAGTTGGAGGCACTGAAGAAGCAGCAGGAGATTCACACGCGCCTCGCCGCCGAACGCAAGATATTCTTGCGCGACCGGAAGATCAAGTTCTTCGAGAGGAGGAAAATCGAAAGACGAATCAGACGCCTCGAGAAACTGCAccgtgcttcttcttcctcttcttcctctGCCCAACCTTACTCTGACCAGCTTTCCTCTCTCAAAAAGGATCTTCAATATGTCATG TATTTTCccaaaaatgagaaatatttgCCTTTGTTTACCGCCGGTGATGATTCGGAGATAGTTGACAGGAGAAATGGGCTGCGCAAACAGATTGAAGATAGGTTGATTGCAGCTGCTGCAAGTGGCAAGGATTTAGAAG AGACTGGCAGTGAGGATGATGGTCTTTTGGATCTGAGTGATGATGATTTTTTCCTTGCTGGGAGTTCTAGTGACGAAGCAGATGCGGATGATGAATGGACAGACAAAAGTGCAAG AGAGCAGGCTTCTAGTGCTTCTGGGAAAGGCGTGTCTGGCATGTCCAGTGACGAAAAAAATCAG ATTTCTGCTAGAGCTTTGATGCCTCCTCCTCGCCCTTCAAACATGAAGTTGTCAAGGTTTGGGTCTTCTTCTGGCCAAAATTCATCTAGACAGAGATCTGAGATTTCCACATCGAGCAACACATCAAATAGCAAAAGCAGCTCAGACTTCAAAGTAAGGGGACCCTCAAGATCAGGGACTGGTCATGGTAGTAGTCTAAGCTCCAACTCCGATGCTCACAAGCCACGGAGGAAGAGAAGacctaagaagaaaaagaagcag GTGTAG
- the LOC100784700 gene encoding rRNA-processing protein EFG1 isoform X1: MAHGAYSKRRVNATRRSNSKPLGIAKKSKPSVSLKNQIRSLERMLRKNLPPEVREAQEQKLEALKKQQEIHTRLAAERKIFLRDRKIKFFERRKIERRIRRLEKLHRASSSSSSSAQPYSDQLSSLKKDLQYVMYFPKNEKYLPLFTAGDDSEIVDRRNGLRKQIEDRLIAAAASGKDLEETGSEDDGLLDLSDDDFFLAGSSSDEADADDEWTDKSAREQASSASGKGVSGMSSDEKNQRQISARALMPPPRPSNMKLSRFGSSSGQNSSRQRSEISTSSNTSNSKSSSDFKVRGPSRSGTGHGSSLSSNSDAHKPRRKRRPKKKKKQV; this comes from the exons ATGGCTCACGGTGCTTACAGCAAGCGGCGCGTGAACGCAACGCGTAGATCCAACTCCAAGCCTCTCGGCATCGCCAAGAAGTCCAAACCCTCCGTTTCCCTCAAAAACCAGATTCGATCCCTTGAGCGCATGCTCCGCAAG AACCTGCCTCCCGAGGTGCGCGAGGCGCAGGAGCAAAAGTTGGAGGCACTGAAGAAGCAGCAGGAGATTCACACGCGCCTCGCCGCCGAACGCAAGATATTCTTGCGCGACCGGAAGATCAAGTTCTTCGAGAGGAGGAAAATCGAAAGACGAATCAGACGCCTCGAGAAACTGCAccgtgcttcttcttcctcttcttcctctGCCCAACCTTACTCTGACCAGCTTTCCTCTCTCAAAAAGGATCTTCAATATGTCATG TATTTTCccaaaaatgagaaatatttgCCTTTGTTTACCGCCGGTGATGATTCGGAGATAGTTGACAGGAGAAATGGGCTGCGCAAACAGATTGAAGATAGGTTGATTGCAGCTGCTGCAAGTGGCAAGGATTTAGAAG AGACTGGCAGTGAGGATGATGGTCTTTTGGATCTGAGTGATGATGATTTTTTCCTTGCTGGGAGTTCTAGTGACGAAGCAGATGCGGATGATGAATGGACAGACAAAAGTGCAAG AGAGCAGGCTTCTAGTGCTTCTGGGAAAGGCGTGTCTGGCATGTCCAGTGACGAAAAAAATCAG AGGCAGATTTCTGCTAGAGCTTTGATGCCTCCTCCTCGCCCTTCAAACATGAAGTTGTCAAGGTTTGGGTCTTCTTCTGGCCAAAATTCATCTAGACAGAGATCTGAGATTTCCACATCGAGCAACACATCAAATAGCAAAAGCAGCTCAGACTTCAAAGTAAGGGGACCCTCAAGATCAGGGACTGGTCATGGTAGTAGTCTAAGCTCCAACTCCGATGCTCACAAGCCACGGAGGAAGAGAAGacctaagaagaaaaagaagcag GTGTAG